A window of the Tunturibacter empetritectus genome harbors these coding sequences:
- the murI gene encoding glutamate racemase — MTDSPAANPNPAKSLTIGVFDSGFGGLTVLRALLPLIPHAHYLFLGDTARLPYGSKSRETVARYAVSSAKFLHDQGADLLVIACNTATALALPDIQQALPIPVIGVVEPGAQAALATSSSPGSNTPDGPNNVLVLATQATVQSHAYTHALNALGLEASEKACPLLVPLVEEGWTNHPVTDEVLKIYLTEALAAAPATQTLLLGCTHYPLIEPAIHRTLDSIGHPLTVIDSADATARATAALVANHFPNLTPTTQPSCTFYATDSIEKFQRLGSNFLGQPVTKVNLVDLGG; from the coding sequence ACTCAGGCTTCGGCGGCCTCACCGTCCTCCGCGCCCTCCTTCCGCTCATCCCCCACGCCCACTACCTATTCCTCGGCGACACCGCACGTCTCCCCTACGGCTCCAAGTCCCGCGAAACCGTCGCCCGCTATGCCGTCTCCAGCGCAAAGTTCCTCCACGATCAAGGTGCCGACCTCCTCGTCATCGCCTGCAACACCGCCACCGCCCTGGCCCTTCCGGACATCCAGCAAGCCCTGCCCATCCCCGTCATCGGCGTAGTCGAACCCGGAGCCCAGGCCGCCCTCGCAACCTCGAGCTCCCCGGGGTCCAATACTCCCGACGGTCCAAACAACGTCCTCGTCCTCGCCACTCAAGCCACAGTCCAATCCCACGCCTACACCCACGCTCTCAACGCCCTCGGCCTTGAGGCGAGCGAAAAAGCCTGCCCACTCCTAGTCCCGCTCGTCGAAGAGGGCTGGACCAACCACCCCGTCACCGACGAAGTCCTGAAAATCTACCTCACCGAAGCCCTCGCCGCCGCGCCAGCCACCCAAACCCTCCTCCTCGGCTGCACCCACTACCCTCTCATCGAGCCCGCCATCCACCGCACCCTCGACTCCATCGGCCACCCCCTCACCGTCATCGACTCCGCCGACGCCACCGCCCGGGCCACCGCCGCCCTCGTCGCCAACCACTTCCCCAACCTCACCCCCACCACCCAACCAAGCTGCACCTTCTACGCCACCGACTCCATAGAAAAGTTCCAGCGCCTCGGCTCCAACTTCCTCGGCCAACCCGTCACCAAAGTCAATCTAGTCGACCTCGGCGGCTAA